The Spirochaetota bacterium DNA window TGTTAGCGGTTTGGAGATAGTTCCGTCAGGATATACTCCACCGGCTATATCATCTTTCAGTTTAATCATTACCCCCAGAATATGGTTCCACTGAAACCACTGTAACAGCGGTTTTACACCAACACGCACTGCCGCCAGCGGATACAGTAGCCACGGGTCAATAAGCGTTGAGAGCATGTAGCCATCTGCATCATTTTCCCATGACCATGTCATTGGCGGCTCTTTTCCAATGCCCTTATCATTGATTGTGCCATACACCATGACAGTGACATCCATGGTCATGCCTTTACCTGCATCCTTAAATCCAGAAGCCTGCAACAAGCGTGGGCTTCCAATACCTCCTGCTGCAACTACTACATATGGAGCATGGGCAATAAAATTTTTTCCACCTATAGTGCCTTCAACTCCGTGTACAGATCTTCCATCATGGAGTATCTTCTTTACCTTTACATGAGTATATAATGATGCCCCAGCCTGCAACGCTTCATCCACCCATTCTGCAGCATTCCATTTTGCGCCACACCTGCATCCTAACATGCAGGCGGCTGTACAATGGAAATTTTTACTACGCTCAGGATTCATAAACTTTGGCTGTGGAAACCACTCATAACCCAGTTGATTGGCAGCCTGTGCAATGCGAGTTGAAGCTATTCCACGAAGCTGTGGTGGGAGTGGTTGTATATTCAGTTCCTGAATTGTTTCATTTACTTCCTTATCAAT harbors:
- a CDS encoding GMC family oxidoreductase; the protein is MSLLKLTADVIVIGSGPGGATVARELSHAGKKVVILDKGADHRGRIYYGTYPGAMLYSDKMSLLFTKEGLNIISPIMVGGATSMYCGCAAPPPAWLKKRYHIDIDKEVNETIQELNIQPLPPQLRGIASTRIAQAANQLGYEWFPQPKFMNPERSKNFHCTAACMLGCRCGAKWNAAEWVDEALQAGASLYTHVKVKKILHDGRSVHGVEGTIGGKNFIAHAPYVVVAAGGIGSPRLLQASGFKDAGKGMTMDVTVMVYGTINDKGIGKEPPMTWSWENDADGYMLSTLIDPWLLYPLAAVRVGVKPLLQWFQWNHILGVMIKLKDDIAGGVYPDGTISKPLTQKDKERLAKARAVCEAILKKAGAPASSIFMRPLIGTHPSGTVRIGDMLDTNLQTKIDGLYVCDASSFPESLDRPTVLTIIGLGKRLAKHLIKRR